In one Nicotiana sylvestris chromosome 8, ASM39365v2, whole genome shotgun sequence genomic region, the following are encoded:
- the LOC104237223 gene encoding UDP-glucuronate 4-epimerase 5, whose product MTQLKPILTHLDAIPSTPGKFKPDKSSPYSLYRLRFHPTLFPRFTLWSFLFICFIVLFFFFSPPTSPAAGNNRRSLKNTVSPPAALGPNWERRVRASARPRSKTGFTVLVTGAAGFVGSHVSLALKRRGDGVLGLDNFNHYYDVGLKKARMGLLERSGIYIVDGDINDAVLLKKLFDAVPFTHVMHMAAQAGVRYAMQNPGSYVHSNIAGFVSLLEACKMANPQPSIVWASSSSVYGLNSKVPFSEKDRTDQPASLYAATKKAGEEIAHTYNHIHGLSITGLRFFTVYGPWGRPDMAYFFFTKDILRGKEIKIFETSDHGSVARDFTYIDDVVKGCLAALDTAKKSTGSGGKKKGAAQLRIYNLGNTKPVPVGRLVSILEKLLKVKAKKKVLQMPRNGDVPFTHANITLAQKELGYKPTTDLEIGLKKFVKWYVNYYGSKKKSAW is encoded by the coding sequence ATGACCCAATTGAAACCCATTTTAACACATTTGGACGCCATTCCTTCAACCCCCGGAAAGTTTAAGCCCGATAAATCTTCACCCTACAGTCTCTATCGTCTCCGTTTTCACCCCACACTTTTCCCCAGGTTTACACTTTGGTCCTTCCTCTTCATCTGTTTCatcgttttgttctttttcttctcgcCGCCGACGAGCCCCGCCGCCGGAAACAACCGTCGGAGCCTGAAAAACACGGTTTCGCCACCAGCAGCGCTCGGCCCGAACTGGGAGCGTCGGGTTCGTGCCTCGGCCCGGCCCAGGTCTAAGACGGGCTTTACCGTCCTAGTCACCGGTGCAGCCGGGTTCGTGGGGTCCCATGTGTCGCTTGCTCTAAAACGCCGTGGGGATGGGGTTTTGGGCCTGGATAATTTCAACCATTACTATGATGTCGGGCTGAAAAAAGCCCGAATGGGCCTGCTTGAACGTTCAGGTATTTATATCGTTGATGGTGATATAAATGATGCTGTTTTGTTAAAGAAGCTGTTTGATGCTGTTCCTTTTACACATGTCATGCATATGGCGGCTCAAGCCGGAGTTAGATATGCAATGCAGAATCCAGGTTCTTATGTTCATAGTAATATAGCTGGTTTTGTTAGTTTACTTGAAGCATGTAAAATGGCCAATCCACAGCCTAGTATTGTTTGGGCTTCATCAAGTTCTGTTTATGGATTGAATTCTAAAGTACCCTTTTCAGAAAAAGATAGAACTGATCAGCCTGCTAGTTTGTATGCAGCCACCAAAAAGGCTGGTGAAGAAATTGCTCATACTTATAATCATATACACGGGCTTTCGATTACTGGATTGCGTTTTTTCACGGTTTATGGGCCGTGGGGAAGGCCCGATATGGCATATTTTTTCTTTACTAAAGATATTTTGAGAGGCAAGGAAATCAAGATTTTTGAGACATCTGATCATGGTAGTGTTGCCAGGGATTTTACTTACATTGATGATGTGGTAAAGGGTTGTTTGGCAGCATTAGATACAGCGAAAAAGAGCACGGGGAGTGGTGGGAAGAAGAAGGGTGCTGCCCAATTGAGGATTTATAATTTGGGTAACACGAAGCCGGTGCCTGTTGGTAGACTTGTGAGTATTTTGGAAAAGTTGTTGAAGGTGAAGGCAAAAAAGAAGGTTTTGCAAATGCCAAGGAATGGGGATGTGCCATTTACGCATGCTAATATTACTTTGGCGCAAAAGGAGCTGGGGTATAAGCCTACTACTGACTTGGAAATAGGGTTGAAGAAGTTTGTGAAGTGGTATGTTAACTACTATGGTTCGAAGAAGAAGAGTGCATGGTGA
- the LOC104237224 gene encoding uncharacterized protein — MKGGVFSAPGDYIYFKSQVPLHKIPIGSKQWRYYDFGPKVVPPLICLPGIAGTADVYYKQIMSLSMKGYRVISVDIPRAWNNHEWIQAFEKFLDAIDVHHIHLYGTALGGFLAQLFAQHRPRRVRSLVLSNTFVETTSFSAAMPWAPIVGWAPSFILKRHVLSGIRDSPQEPFIADSVDFVVSQVETLSRDDLASRLTLTADASSVGPLLLPDSSITIMDTNDYCATPQSLKDQVVERYPGARQAYLKSGGDFPFLSRPDEVNLHLQLHLRRVGVEAQPDVIPSVPKDGSGGSSNEPNNGREDADDSSESDKRDSEAPSTAETAEPPLAPEATGSHDLGNQLLKMAKLSEGSDESATPPLPDAFFGDKQKLLVSGAHAFFGDKQKLLVSGALLNIACEFLILNLLPFYLGNCTLTGNVAAM, encoded by the exons ATGAAAGGAGGCGTCTTTTCGGCGCCTGGTGATTACATCTACTTTAAGTCTCAAGTTCCCCTTCACAAGATCCCT ATTGGGTCAAAACAGTGGAGATATTATGATTTTGGTCCTAAAGTAGTTCCTCCACTTATTTGCCTCCCTGGCATAGCTGGAACTGCTGATGTATATTACAAACAAATCATGTCATTATCTATGAAG GGCTACCGTGTAATTTCTGTTGATATTCCACGCGCATGGAACAACCACGAGTGGATTCAAGCATTTGAGAAGTTTCTAGATGCTATTGATGTTCACCAC ATTCATCTCTATGGAACAGCTCTTGGGGGATTCTTAGCACAACTTTTTGCTCAGCATCGTCCCCGGCGTGTTAGGTCCTTGGTACTTTCGAACACATTTGTGGAGACCACTAGTTTCTCAGCTGCAATGCCATGGGCTCCCat TGTTGGTTGGGCTCCTTCTTTTATACTGAAGCGGCACGTGTTATCTGGAATTCGTGATAGTCCCCAGGAACCCTTTATTGCAGACTCTGTAGATTTTGTTGTTTCCCAG GTTGAGACACTCTCAAGAGACGACTTGGCATCGAGATTGACATTGACAGCTGATGCTTCATCAGTTGGACCCCTTCTTCTTCCAGATTCTTCCATCACTATAATGGAT ACAAATGACTATTGCGCAACCCCTCAATCACTCAAAGATCAAGTGGTCGAAAGGTACCCTGGTGCGAGACAGGCATACTTGAAGAGTGGTGGTGATTTTCCATTTCTTTCAAGGCCTGATGAAGTGAATCTTCATCTTCAG CTACACCTGAGACGTGTTGGTGTTGAAGCTCAACCTGATGTGATCCCTAGTGTTCCGAAGGATGGCAGTGGTGGAAGTTCCAATGAGCCAAATAATGGAAGAGAAGATGCTGATGATTCATCAGAAAGTGATAAAAGGGACTCAGAAGCTCCTTCTACCGCAGAAACTGCAGAGCCCCCCTTGGCTCCAGAAGCTACTGGTTCTCATGATTTAGGCAACCAACTTCTTAAAATGGCCAAACTCTCCGAAGGCAGTGATGAATCTGCCACACCTCCTTTACCGGATGCATTTTTCGGTGACAAGCAGAAGTTACTAGTCTCAGGAGCTCATGCATTTTTCGGTGACAAGCAGAAGTTACTAGTCTCAGGAGCTCTTCTAAACATCGCGTGTGAGTTTTTAATTCTTAATTTGCTGCCCTTTTATTTGGGGAACTGTACATTAACCGGAAATGTAGCTGCAATGTAG